The following proteins are co-located in the Noviherbaspirillum sp. UKPF54 genome:
- a CDS encoding SDR family oxidoreductase, which produces MNNLVSKLARPRLLILGCGDVGMRMLPLLRGRFRIFAVTSQDSRRDELRAAGAVPIVADLDQPATLARLARLAPYIAHLAPPQPDGVHDRRTRNLTAILPDAATLVYVSTTGVYGDCGGALIDETRAPSPRNARAKRRVDAEAVLRAWARRSGSRLSILRVPGIYAADRLPLERLQKGTPALAPDDDVYTNHIHADDLARIVVAALFRGRSCRTYHAADDSQMKMGEYFDAVADAFGLPRPARLPREELQQAVSPVLLSFMSESRRLSNARLKAELGVRLRYARVDDALAQVRRAPGTGALIPD; this is translated from the coding sequence ATGAATAATCTTGTTAGCAAATTGGCCCGGCCGCGCCTGCTGATCCTCGGCTGCGGCGACGTCGGCATGCGCATGCTGCCGCTGTTGCGCGGGCGCTTCCGCATCTTTGCCGTCACCAGCCAGGATTCGCGCCGCGATGAACTGCGCGCGGCCGGGGCGGTACCGATCGTGGCCGACCTCGATCAGCCCGCCACGCTGGCGCGGCTGGCGCGCCTGGCGCCTTATATCGCGCACCTGGCGCCGCCCCAGCCGGACGGCGTGCACGACCGGCGTACCCGGAATTTGACCGCCATTTTACCCGACGCGGCGACCCTCGTTTATGTCAGCACCACCGGGGTGTACGGCGACTGCGGCGGCGCGCTGATCGACGAGACCCGGGCGCCCAGCCCGCGCAATGCGCGCGCCAAGCGCCGCGTCGATGCGGAAGCGGTCCTGCGGGCCTGGGCCAGGCGCAGCGGCTCGCGCCTCTCCATCCTGCGCGTGCCGGGAATCTACGCCGCCGACCGGCTGCCGCTGGAACGACTGCAAAAGGGCACGCCCGCGCTGGCGCCGGACGACGATGTCTATACCAACCATATCCACGCGGACGATCTGGCGCGCATCGTCGTGGCGGCGCTGTTCCGGGGGCGTTCCTGCCGTACCTATCATGCGGCCGACGATTCGCAGATGAAAATGGGCGAATACTTCGACGCGGTGGCGGATGCATTCGGCCTGCCGCGCCCGGCGCGCCTGCCGCGCGAGGAGCTGCAGCAAGCAGTGTCGCCGGTGCTGCTGTCCTTCATGTCGGAATCCAGAAGGCTGAGCAATGCGCGCCTCAAGGCCGAGCTCGGCGTGCGCCTGCGCTATGCGCGGGTGGACGATGCGCTGGCGCAGGTGCGGCGAGCGCCGGGGACAGGGGCGCTTATTCCGGATTAA